A region of the Candidatus Bathyarchaeota archaeon genome:
TCTGTTGAGTATGGTCCCCTTATTTTTGGTCCCCCGAATACTATGCCTATTGATGTTCTTTTAGACGCCCACTCTCTTGCTAAGGCTTTTATTGTTCTAGTGGGGACTCCCGTTATCTTTGATGCCCATTCTGGGGTTTTTGAAATCCCGTCTTCATGGCCGAGGACGTATTTTTGAAATTCTTCGAATCCATGAACGTGAGTTTTGATATATTCCTTGTCATATGTTTCCTCTTCTATCCACATGTAGGCTATTGCTAAGTACAGAGCTGCGTCGGTGTTGGGTCTTATTGGTATCCATTTGTCAGCCCACTTAACGGTCGTATAATTGGCATCTGGAGCTATGGCTATACATTTTATACCGGCCTCTTTAATCCACCACATAACTATTGAACCGCTTTGCCCACAAAACCCCCAAGAGGTAGTTTCAGGATCAGCCCCCGTGAGTATCATAAGTTCCGTATTTTCCAAAACGTCCTCGTAGATAACATCTTGAAAGTGCAATCCGCATTTAAGTCCCTCACCACCCCATACATGCTTTGCCCCCCAGTAATACCCTTCCCAACTGTCTGGATTTCGAATAATATGTGTGCAGCCACCTAAATGCTCAAAAAGCTCATGCGCATAGAAATGTAATGTCTGGAAGCTTGATTGTCCATGACCGTCAGCTAAAACAGCTATCGCGTGGGGACCGTACTTTTCTTTTATCCTATTAATTTCACTAGCTATGATCTCTAACGCTTCGTCCCAGCTTATTCTGACATACCCACTTTTACCTCTATTTTGAGTGTTTCGCTCACCATTTGGGTCAAAGTCAACTCGTTTTAACGGATACCTAACCCGATTCGGTGAGTATACACGTAACTTAAAGGCAAGTTCAAACGGTGCTTGCAAGGTCTTTCCAGGTTTTGTGAAAGTCTTGCCACGCGCCTTAATCGTATAAGAAAATCCGTCAAAGAACATAGGCTTTAGTCTTATTATTTTACCATTCCTGATGTGAACTTCCGTCGGAACGTACGCGTCTGTAAAACCAAGCAGACTTGTAGGCACATAACTTTTCCTTATATCACTTCCATTCATATTTTCACCTTGAAGCTATAGTTTGTTTTATCCATCTTTTTTATGTTTGAAATAAAAATGAAGATTGTTAATATGTGAATTCAATTATTAACTTTTGCTAGGGCAGCGGGAAGATTATTTCGTGAGTAGGAGTTATAGACGGATCTGCACACCAGACAATTTCTGCTTCCCATACCCAAGGCTTATTTGTCTTCACCCATTGAACCACATGAAACAGAGATGGACTACTATGAAACTCTGCAATGATTTTTACTCTTCCAGCTATTGACATAAAATCAACTTGAGGAAATGCTTGATTTATCTTTTCTGGATCTAAACTTCCTGCAATTTCTACCACTCTACATGCCACTTCAGCCCAGTGATATGTTGTTAACATCTCCGTCCAAGCTTTTCCTGTTTCATTTGTCCATTCCTCAGCCAGACTTGCGCATGTTCTGCCACCGTAATAACTTTTGTATGGTAGGCTTGGGTGCCAAGCTTGAAATGGGTCGGCCAATCCAATGGCAAGGTCCCCGCCTATGGCCGCTACATCATCATAGTTTTTAAGAGCCCTTCCATCCATGGCCATTTTCGGCTTCCATCCTAAACTTGTGGCTTGTCTCCACATGGTTGCGAAATCTGCACCTACAGACATACCCCAAAGAACTTCGGCTTGAGCATCTTTCCATTCGCGGATTATTGCTGTAAAGTCCATAGTTCCAGGAGCATATAAACCAAGACTTTTTTCAACACCAACAACAGTATACCCAGCCTCTTCAGCAACTTTTGAAGCTAACTCGTAAAATGTACGTCCATCCGCATCATCCAACGCGAAAAGGGCGATTTTCTTGTTAATCTTGTCACGGA
Encoded here:
- a CDS encoding ABC transporter substrate-binding protein, translated to GGLNVGGRKLQVKLIQYDDSSDPSKATALVEQLILQDKVHIIIVPPGPPVISIPVSQAAEHHKIPCLADGFLEAWWGAGPYKYCWTGNLPWFATPIPEGDFRAGKRGYNALFNFLDFTELFRDKINKKIALFALDDADGRTFYELASKVAEEAGYTVVGVEKSLGLYAPGTMDFTAIIREWKDAQAEVLWGMSVGADFATMWRQATSLGWKPKMAMDGRALKNYDDVAAIGGDLAIGLADPFQAWHPSLPYKSYYGGRTCASLAEEWTNETGKAWTEMLTTYHWAEVACRVVEIAGSLDPEKINQAFPQVDFMSIAGRVKIIAEFHSSPSLFHVVQWVKTNKPWVWEAEIVWCADPSITPTHEIIFPLP